In Chloroflexota bacterium, the genomic stretch CTTCCCGCGTTGCGGACATGGGATCGTCAAACACGAAAACGGCGGCCTCGAAACCGAGCCCGTGCGCTCGCAGATTCGCCCTGTCCTTGGACGGATCCCATGTCCAGCGCAAGCGCAGTAGCCCCTAGCCACACTACAGGATTGTAGTTACCAGCGCGTCGTGACGCCAACTCCTGGCAGCCGATCGCGAGCGTCGCTACTCAGGTAGCCGCACTCAAGCACTTGGCTCCTCCAAGGGTCAGGCGACGGTAAGTCTGCCGACGCGGCGGCGGCGTGCAGGGCGTAGTCACCAGCCTTGACGCGCTCATGTGGTTCCATTGCTCATGCGCCCACGTGCAATGGTGACGCCATGCCCTCGATGACCGGGTCCCGCTTCATCGCCGAGACGCTGCACGGCTACGGCGTAACCGCCGTCTACTTCGTCCCCGGCATCCTGCAGCAGAGCCTGGTGGACATGGAGCCGCTGGGCATCCGGCGGGTCATGTGCCACACGGAAAAGGCCGCCGCCTACATGGCCGACGGCTACGCCCGCGCCGCACGCCGGCCGGGGGTGGCGTTTGCCCAATCCGTCGGCGCCGCCAATCTCGCGGCGGGGCTCCAGGATGCCTATCTGGCCCGCTCGCCCGTGATCGCCCTCACCGGACGCTGGACGCCGGAATATCGCTACCGGCACGCCTACCAGGAGATCGACCACTGGCCACTCTTCCAGCCCGTCACCAAGTTCAGCGCCTTGGTGGACGGCGCCGCGCAGCTGCCGCTGCTGCTGCGCCAGGCCTTCCGCGAGGCCGTCTCCGGCTCGCCGGCCCCCGCCCATCTGGACCTTCTCGGCATCGCCGCCGAGCTGGTGGAAGAAGACGAACTCGACGCGGAGGTGATCGTCGATTCGTCGTTCCGAAGCTACCCCGCCTTCCGCCCCGCGCCCGACGACGCACAGATCCACGCCGCGGCGGAGTTGCTCGAGCAGGCCCAGCGCCCGGTCATGCTGGCCGGCGGCGGCGTCACCGCCTCGCACGCCGGTCCCGAGGTCACCGCTCTGGCCAAGAAGCTCGCCATACCGGTCGTCACCTCGCTCAACGGCAAGGGCTCAATCCCTGAGGACCATCCGCAGTCCGTTGGCGTGCTCGGCACTTACTCGCGCGCGTGCGCCAACCAGGTCGCGTACGAGGCCGACCTGGTGCTGATCGTGGGCAGTCAGACCGGCGGGCAGGCCACCCACTTCTGGCGCGTCCCCAGGCCCGGCGTCCCCACGATCCAGATCAACGTCGACCCAACCGAGCTTGGCCGCAACTACCCCAGCCAGGTCGACATCCTGGCCGACGCCAGGCTGGCGCTGCAACGGCTTATCGAGGTCTCCGAGCCCGTGCCCGAGGAGACCGGGTGGACGAGGCGCGCTCAACAGCTCGTGGCCGAGTGGCGCGCCGAGCTGCAACCCCATCGCGACTCCGATGCCTCACCGATCCGGCCCGAGCGCCTCTGCCGCGAGGTCCAGGACTTCCTCCCCGACGACGCCGTGCTCGTTTCCGACACGGGCCACGCCGGTATCTGGACCGGCACCATGATCGACATCACCCACCGCACCCAGAGCTACCTGCGCTGCGCCGGATCGCTCGGCTGGGCCCTCCCCGCCGCCATGGGCGCCAAGTGCGCCGTGCCCGACCGCCCCGTCGTCTGCTTCACCGGCGACGGCGGCGTCTGGTACCATC encodes the following:
- a CDS encoding thiamine pyrophosphate-binding protein, which produces MPSMTGSRFIAETLHGYGVTAVYFVPGILQQSLVDMEPLGIRRVMCHTEKAAAYMADGYARAARRPGVAFAQSVGAANLAAGLQDAYLARSPVIALTGRWTPEYRYRHAYQEIDHWPLFQPVTKFSALVDGAAQLPLLLRQAFREAVSGSPAPAHLDLLGIAAELVEEDELDAEVIVDSSFRSYPAFRPAPDDAQIHAAAELLEQAQRPVMLAGGGVTASHAGPEVTALAKKLAIPVVTSLNGKGSIPEDHPQSVGVLGTYSRACANQVAYEADLVLIVGSQTGGQATHFWRVPRPGVPTIQINVDPTELGRNYPSQVDILADARLALQRLIEVSEPVPEETGWTRRAQQLVAEWRAELQPHRDSDASPIRPERLCREVQDFLPDDAVLVSDTGHAGIWTGTMIDITHRTQSYLRCAGSLGWALPAAMGAKCAVPDRPVVCFTGDGGVWYHLAELETAVRCQINTVTVINNNRSLNQGKAAIDDLYANRDGNPDELWVFEDVDFTKIAKAMGCLAIRVTRAGDLPDALATALAANRPAVVDVATNINATAPLPFVPDQQG